DNA sequence from the Nicotiana tomentosiformis chromosome 3, ASM39032v3, whole genome shotgun sequence genome:
TATACTATTATATATGTACATTACATATTAAATTTCTAATGCTAATGAACCAAATGCCCAACAAAAACAAACCCTGCATTGCCATTTCTGCACTACTAATTCTTGTATAACTTGGGTACTTTTGATTAACCAACCGACCCCTAAGAACAAGATGATAGTTCCCATAACAGTGCCAAAAgacatttaattaattaatttactgGAGGACAAGGTGTAATCTTGAATCTATAAATAACCTTTCTTTCTTCTCAACATAGGCTGTGGTGGTATGAATAGGATCCCTCCATCTTTAATCAGAGGTCTCGGATTTGAGCGGAAAAAATTCTGCGAGGGAGCGCTTCCCCCTTAAATAGGCCTTACGCAGCGCGAATCCAGATATAGTCGTGCTCTAATCCGGATACTGGACACCGGGTAagaaaccaaaaaagaaaaaacctCCTCCTTATCCGAAGTAGGGTTTTCAATTGTGAGCACCACCTTACCTTCATACGCAATTTTGGTACTGCAAGAAATCACTGGCTCATCACTAGGCACCATCTTTCTAGCCTTCTGAGCCGTGGAAGTTGTTGTTATGGAGCAACAATAAAGTTGTCTCGTATTCGAACCGTGGAAGCAGTCATTAATACTTGTATTATGGTAGGTTGTCGACATCATACCCTCGGGGTGCGGCCCTTCTCCCGACCCCGCGTAAATATAGAATGCCTTGTATACCAGACTGTTATTTTTCATGTTTAAACATAGTGTTGTCTAATTTCAGGGCAATGTCCACAACAGACTAAATAATTTTATGGTAAACAGTATATATTCCCTTGGTACTTAATATGAAATAGTCTAGGTGCAAATTTCCAGTACTTTCACCGTCTCTAACATTATGTATTAATAAGTTTCTCTATTTTGCTTAGGCAATGTAAAACTCTTTTGCTTTAGACATTCCGTATCATAAATTTAATAGTCCGACTAATCCAGATTCGTGCTGCAAAGATCCACTATAAGGGGTAAAGAGCCCTTAAAGTGATTCATTTCAGGATTAGTCTCAAGACATTTGATTAAAGATGAAGAGATCCTTAATATTCCAGCACCCTTTGTGTTATATAGAAACATACGCACGCGTTGAGCTTTCAGAAAATAAtgcttttctatttttttttaaaaaaagtccataatcaaaagaacaaataggttAGTTCTTgaataatttttccaaaacatTTTTTAATATGATTATCAGGCAATATTAAATAAGAAATTGATCATGCCTACAACAAGAATTGAAGTAGGATAACTGGATAGAGAATACTTGCAATTTACAACAATCTCAATAGCTTCTTTTCTTTGTTGTCCTCGTGAAAATTATTGGTACTAAGGCCACCATATTGAACTGGCAAATGTTCAGGAGAAATGTGTCTCTTTCACCCAATTACATGGAATACCAGTTATAATAATATTAATCTAAATTAAACTACTCGTCGTAAGGTTTAAAGTTTTTTCATAAGAGGGAGAAAAGCTGATTGTCACATACTTGAGAAGGGTTTCTATATTATTTGATGCACTAGCAAATGCAAACTTTTGTTTGCTTCTTCTGCTCAAGAATGGACTTATCATCTTGTAGAAACCCATGTAATAGTTAGATTTATAAattgtaattgaaaaatagccacagtatcagaagtaatcgaaatttagccacttttcatgtaaagataaatctgaacgaaaacgctattcaaaatccgaaaaatattctagcgtaatatgctggagttcgaattttttacatgtgaacttccaacataatatacttgagttccagcataatatgctggaagttcatatacaggtactccaatctccagtatattatgctggaactttcagtgtgctggagttccagtataatatgctagaagttcatacacatatgcaccaatctccagtatattatgctggaacttttcgtgttgcagcaaaataatgacaatttttcaatgactttacaaacgcTGGTTATTTTTCatttaccagtccgaaaactggctagcccgtgctattttcaccaTTTATGAACACCTCCATAAAAGCCCAAACAATGTCAGTCAATAGGCTTAAACTATGCCGTCTTACAAAGGGGAAAGTGCACAAACAACCATTCTTTAAGGCTAATATTTAGAGATCAaccatttatttattttatcccgTAAAATTTAaactaaatattttaattttaggaCAATTTAGGATATTTGTATCCCGAAAAATTAAACTGAAACACTAAAATTCAAAATGCATTAGCTAATTACTAAATAACAGTACTTTATTAAAATGGCTATCTGGTGTTATTTCTACGTCTTAAGTATTACTACAATTTAGTGAGGCGGCAAAAAATACTGCCGCCTTGCCGTAACCCTTTGTAGCTGGTGCAAGTGTATACTCAATGTATAACAAGTGTATGATAAGTACTATTATAATCAATGTATACACACCAATTATTTAAAGATTATACAAACCAATGTATATACAGTATACACACCAATTATACAGTGATTAGACTAGCTAAATTTTGTAAAAAATAAAGATTAGGGTTATCTTTTATATTAACTGTTTTGGGCTGTTATCTGTgtataattgaaaattgaaatTAAGGCGAGGTAATGAGAGCTAAGGTATAAGAACACTTCTGATAAAATCTTCATATAATAACAAAGTGAAACTCATGTTTAATGAGACTTAATGCTTAAGAGAAACTGTATCACTTGTGTTGCGGAGAGCAGTAATCACTATCAGGTATAGTTAAGAATGTGATTATCAGTTTTGTCTATTTTACTTCGTCGTATCTAAATGTTTGCTTGAATTAATTTCATGGACTGTCATTGTACTAAAGGGTTACTGTAGAATATGCATAAAACTAAATTTTGTAATAAAAAGATAGATCAACTCTTTTTATATTTTGCAATTTGCAATAAACGAAAATTGCCAAAAATCCATCAATTCGCCACCGAACATTATTGACCATCCATGAGATTAACTCCTAAAGTTTTTGTATACACATAAAACATGACTATTTTAGTCTAAGCCATACTTGACCTATTACTACAAGTTTAGAGTTAAAGTGGATTATGTTTTCTGAATATATTCTTGGAGGGGAAACCGAGAGAAAAAAATctaaaaaagtcacaaaatcatCATAATCCGATAAAGAAATTAAGGAGGAAGAAAGAACTTGTTTGGTCTAAAATTCTGAAAAGTTATCCTGAAGCAATTGAAGTGTTTCTGTATTGGAAGTTAGGTGTAGTTAGTTATTTGGGGTCATATTGTAATTACTAGAAGTTAGGggtctttattattattttttaagtctTTCTAACCACCTTGTATATAGTGGGTTTGTTAGGGCTGTAAATGATAGTTGGAAACAGTTGGAAAATTTCTCAAATTCTCTCATCTTCTTCACGCTTACAACTAGCTCCAATGGCTGAATTCTAACACAGTATCAGAGCCATGGAGACTGATTCGTGAGGATTTCTGATTCCGCTCAACTAATTGCTTACTAATTCAGCCGCTTAATCTCCATTTCagagtttttttttgttttcaattGTGAGAATTGAGTTGCTTGAATTGGTGCGTCAATGGCGACAGAGAAGATCGATCATACACATCCGCTTTTTCTTCAACTTTCAGATATGCCCGGCTTGATTATAATTCCAATTCAGCTCACAAGTTCAGAAAACTATGGATTGTGGAGCAGATCGATGCGTTTTGCCCTCAAAGCTAAGCGAAAATTAGGGTTTGTAACAGGAGCTTGTGCTAAGGAGTCGTTCAAGGATAATCTCCATGAGGAATGGGAAACTTGCAACGCAATAGTACACAACTGGATTATGAACTCTATTTCAAAAGATTTGCTTAGTGGGATCATTTATGCATCAGATGCACATACAGTCTGGGAGGACCTACATGAGCTCTTTGATAAGGTGAATCGagtgcgtatttttcatttgcaCAGAGCAATTTTGCGATTATCGCAAGGAGCAGATTCTGTAGTTGTGTATTTTACCAAGTTGAAGGAGCTATGGGCAAATTATGATGTATTGGTACCATCTCCGAATTGTGGTTGTCCAAAATCCAAAGAGCATATGACTCATTTGCAGCAACAAAGGGTTATGCAGTTTCTAGATGGACTAAATGACACATATGATCAGGCTCGTAGGCAAATTCTGATAAAAAACACTGATCCAACCCTTAATCAGGCATATGCACTAATAATACAAGATACGAGTCAACAATGCTCGGGAGGTGGAACCATAGGTCAAAAGGCAGATCCATTAGTTATGCAAGCAGGAAGAGGTCAAGGTTTTCGAGGAAGGAAACAATATCTATAATGTGAACATTGCCGCATGAAAGGGCATACAAAGGAAAACTGCTACAAGATTATCGGGTATCCTAAAGACTTCAAAGGAAGGAAGGGATTTCAACCTAAAAGAGTGCTTACTGCTGCAAATCATGTAGAAGGATATGTGACTCAGAGTTTACAAGTAGTATCACAGTCTAAAGGAGATTATTTCGTCATGGAAGCACAGTACCAGCAGATCCTAGGCTTGCTCAGCAAAGACTCACCACCAAGTGACACTCAAACTCAAAATCAAGCAACTTTTGCAGGTATAATTACTGCATTGTCTTCTAGTGTGCATGTTTCAAACAAAAGAAATGATGACTGAATTGTGGATGCAGGAGCTACACATCATATATCATCTACTTTAGACTTAATGAGTGATGTAAGAAAGGTAGATGGCAGGGCACAAGATCAAATAACATTGCCAAATGGTGGTAGTACAAAGATTGAACATGTGAGGAGTTCATATCTGCCAGCTATTGATAAGATGTAAAATGTACTTCATGTTCCCGATTTCAAATTTAATCTAAGGTCAGTGTCCAAGCTGACTAGAGACCTAAGGTGTGCTGCCATTTGTTTACCTGAACTCTGTGTATTTCAGGACCTTTACAATGATAGGGTGAAGGAGATTGATAAGGAAGATGAAGGTCTGTATGTGCTCAAAGGAAATGTAGTCAGACTACTAGCAGCTCATGTTGATGTGAAAGGCTAGATTGGTGAAACAACATGTTTGTGGCATGAAAGACTAGGCCATGCTTCTGTTCCTGTTATGCAGCATGTTTCGTTTTTGCAAAATAAAGTAGATAGTGATATGCAAAATAAATGTCTAGTTTGCCCTCTAGCTAAAAATCTAAACTGAGTTTTCCTGATAGTGAAAAAAAGAGTACTAAGCCATTTGAGTTAGTTCATATGGATGTATGTGGGCCATATAAAAAGAGTACTCATGATAGGAAGCATTATTTTTTTAGAGTTGTAGATGATTTCTCCGGGGCTACTTGGATTTTCTTGATGTAGTTTAAGAATGAAACTATCATTTTCTTGAAACAGTTTGTTTGCATGGTCAAAACACAGTTTGCCACTTCTGTTAAAGTGTTGAGAACAGACAATGGAAAGGAGCTTTTCAATAAACAATGGAATGAATTCTTGTTATCACAAGGTGTCATTCATCAAAGTAGTTGTGTATATACACCTCAGCAGAATGAGgtagctgaaaggaaacacatACATATATTGAAAACTGCTAGGGCATTGAAATTCCAAAGCCACGTACCAGATATCTTTTGGGGGGGATGTGTGTAAACTGTTGTCTACATAAAAAAACAGATTGCCTATTAGGatcttaaatggaaagagtccTTATGCAATGTTGTATGGTAGAGAGCCTTCAATAGCCCACCTAAGAGTATTTGGGTGCTTATATTATGCCACCAATCTGGTGTTAGAAGACAAGTTTGCTGCCAGAGCAAGAAGGGTTGTTCACATGGGATATTCAACTACTCTTAAAGGTTATAGATTGTATGATTTAACCACTAGAACCTTCTTTATTATTAGGGATGTATCTTTTAGGGAATATGAGTTTCCATTTAAGAAGATACAACAACATCATTCATTCATATCAAATGATTTTATTGCCAACTTTTTGGATACAGAGTTATAAGTTCCAGCAGGTGCATTACCATAAGTGCACAGTCCTGAAGGGCCATCTCAAGCTCCTAACACGGCATAAGTAACAAGTATCAATTCACTAGTAGAAGCAGGTTATAGTGTAGATCATGATACTACTAGTGGAAGGATTTAATGAACCATTAGCCTCAACTCCTAATGCAAGTGATATATCTAAAACATTTTGTCCTGAGTTTGATGAAAGATTTACAGATCATGTTGAAGGCTCAGCAGTTCAGGAGACGGAGACACATGTTACCCCTCAAGCATCTAAATCACCAGATACACATGATGCACTGAACACTGCTGAAGATATGTCTATTGATGGACCTGTTTAAGGTGTATAAGATGTGCCTATTGCTGATGCTCAGAATGTGCAAGATGTTCCTGTTGCTGAGCCTAGTTCCAATGCACCAACTAGATAGCCACTTAGAGTAAACAATCCACCTATATGGCAAAGGGACTATGTAGTGCAGCCATAACAATCCTCAAAATGTAAATATCCAATCTCAAACTTTATTTCTTATGAGAGGATGTCCCCAAAATACAAAAGCTATGTATCAGTTTTTTCAGTCCTGAAAGAGCCAGGAACAGGAACATCTTGCACATTCTGAGCCATGAAACAAGAGGTATAAGCATTAAAAGAGAATAAGACCTGGGAGGTAGTTGACTTACTACCAGGAAAAACTTCTATTGGGTCTAAGTTGGTATACAAAATAAAGTTCCAAGCTAATGGAGAAGTAGAAAGGTTCAAGGCTCGACTAGTGGCAAAGGGTTACAATAAACAAAAGGGGTTAGACTATCATGAGACTTTCTCACTAGTGGCAAAGATGGTGACATTCAGATTTGTGATAGCCCTTGCAGCCTCAAAGGATTGATCCTTATACCAAATGGATATCTTTAATGCTTTTCTTTTAGGAGATCTATTTGAAGAAGTGATATTAGGCTAAAAACCCATATTTTCGCATGTAATTTGCCTTGCATTATACCTCAATCTTGTTAACTTTGGTAtaaatatttgtgactcgagcttaataatggtGTTTATATGTGTAAGAGTCAATTTGAAGTAATTTGGCAAGCTTGCATGCAAAGTGAAGTAAAAACAAAAGAATTTGGAGGGAGTATGAGTTTGGTGCCCAGGTTGATGCCAGACACCAACCAAAACGCCAAAGGCAGAATAGTGGAAAATTTAGGTGTCCTGGTTGGCGCCAAGCGAGATGGCTAAGGGTGGATTTTGTCCTAACTCGGCTAGGACTTGGTAGTTTCGAACCTACACGtcccaacatgtataaaaggggttctaaacctatttcttAGGGTTAGACACTATTGTCGAGAAGAAAAAGGCTGCAGGGCACAGTGGAGCAAGAATCAAACGACAATTCCCTCAGTTTATCTTTGTACTTTGTAGTTTAATGTCTTTGAACATTATGATAATTGTTGATACATATATGAGTAGATAAACTTtctaatctagggtttgatgAAACTTATTGCAGGATGCTTTTCTACTacgtttaatatagatttgcttttgatttttctctacttgttcaactacatttacattgtggttgattgaagagcTCTTAATCGACTTTGCCTATTTAGTATGCATTGCTTGGAAAAGGGTAtatatttaggtagttattgaacaacatcactcctaacgtatgtgaggaatcaatacgtAGGGTTTAAAGGAATGATTAGGaataacaaaaccttggtgcgatcctagtgagcggtgaattagagccagctagcgtagttcggaagaatacatttagtaaattatggtagttgttGGGAAGAAAATtacgacacccaaagtactcacgatcggtagagaatacttaggcgaatttatagaaaacgtagcgggGAGGATTCCGACAATAGAAAAAATCATAACCCTAGACTTTTCCAAATCTTGTTCACAACATTTCTTCTGTTAGTTATAAAGTACTgcattttaattattttgctcttagttagtaaaaatttaaatcgttatttaatatttttgaagtttgaaTACTTGAATTCGTGCGGAACTAGTGGTTGTAATTAGTGGATTAATTTCCTATggaattcgactccggacttgtaaatcgaattatatttgcaacgatcgctagacctcttaggaggcatagttgggcgtgatcaagaAGTCTACATGGATTTGCCACAGGTTTTCTAAAGGTAGGAGGAGCAGAAGGTGTGTAGATTGCTTAAGTCCTTATATGGTATCACGTAGGCATCCAGGCAATGGAATTTAAAGCTCACAGAAGCTTTGGTGGGTGCAGGTTTTATGCAGAGTACTTATGATTATTCTAATGTTCACCAAGAAGTCAAGAAAGGATATTGTCATCATTCTCATCTATGTTGATGATTTTCTATCGACTGGAAGCAATAAGGAGATGATTGATGAAGCAAAAGTAGCCATGCATCAGCAATTCAAACTCAAAGACTTGGGAGAATTGAGGTATTTCTTGGGTATTGGGGGTATTGAGATCCAAGCATGGGATACTACTCAACCAAAGAAAATATACCTTAGAGCTTATCTCTGAGTTGGGCTTAAGTGGTGCTAAACCAGCCTTAACACCTCTTAAAGTCAATCAGAAGCTCACCACAGTTGAGTATGACAAAGTTGCAGGAGTAGAGAATGCAAATCCTTTAACATATGAAACAAGCTATCAAAAGTTAATAGGGAAACTCCTATATCTAACAGTCACTCGACCTGATATCAGTTATGCAGTGCAGACTTTAAGTTAATTTATGCAACTGCCTAAGAAGTCACATATGGATGATGCAATTAGAGCGGTCAGTCACTTGAAGTCTACACTAGGAATGAGGGTGCTACTATAGCGAGGATCTATTGATACATTAACTCCCTTTTGTAATTCTGACTGGGCAGCTTGCCCAATGACTAGGAGGCCTGTTAGTGGCTATGCAATCAAGCTCGGTGAGTCATTGATTTCATGGAAATCAAAGAAACAACACACTATTTCACGAAGCAGTGCTGAAACAGAGTATCACAGCATGGCATCAGCAATTTCAGAAATAGTGTGGTTACTGGGTTTGTTCTCAAAGTTGGGGGTGTCTATTCTTAAGCCTATGACATTGTTCTGTGATAGTAAGGCAGCAATGCAAATAGCTGCGAAGCCAATCTTTTATGAACGCACCAAACACATCGAGATAGACTGTCATTTTGTTCGAGAACGTATTAAAGAAGGTCTCTTAACTACTCAGTATGTTTCCACTAAAGATCAACAAGTAGATCTCTTCACCAAAGGATTGACATCTATACATCATCGTTTTTTATTAAGCAAGTTGGGAGTGTTGAACATTCTTcaccctccagcttgaggggAGTATTGGAAGTTAGTTAGGTATAGTTAGTTATTTGAGGTCATATTGTACTTAATAGAAGCTAGGgatctttattattattttttagtcTTTCTAACCACCTTGTATATAATGGGTTTGTTAGAGCTGCAAATGATAATCGGAAACAGTTGGAAAATTTTTCAAATTCTCTCGTCTTCTTCACGCTTACAACTAGCTCCAATGGCTGAATTTTAACATTCTGTACACAATCCTAAGATCATTGAATCCAAATCCTGAGAAATTCTTAATATCATTGACTTGAAGGAAAGTAGTATTCCCACTGGGACTAAAATCCAACTTCCTTATACTTTTTTCCAAGAATTGAATCCAACATCTCAAGAACTTCTCCCCTTTCCCCTCACCCATAAATATAttattacaaaaatcttgattctTAAATTCCCCATAAACCATGCATGTTATTATAGATTATTTCAAAGCTTGAAGTAGAAGGAAATTGACCTTTGGTTTATTAGTTTGTTTTATCCTATGGTATAAATTTTCTATCATATGTACATGAGAAAATCTGAAATCAATCAGAGGCGGATGTAGCGTACTAgctacgggttcaactgaactcaTAACTTTTGACGTTGAGtaaaaatttgtatgtaaaaatttattaaaattgcaaaaatagtagatatgaacccataagtttaaaaatataatgggttcaatgttaaaaattttaaaattgaacccataggATTTAAATGATCCGCCTCTGAA
Encoded proteins:
- the LOC138907309 gene encoding uncharacterized protein — encoded protein: MATEKIDHTHPLFLQLSDMPGLIIIPIQLTSSENYGLWSRSMRFALKAKRKLGFVTGACAKESFKDNLHEEWETCNAIVHNWIMNSISKDLLSGIIYASDAHTVWEDLHELFDKVNRVRIFHLHRAILRLSQGADSVVVYFTKLKELWANYDVLVPSPNCGCPKSKEHMTHLQQQRVMQFLDGLNDTYDQARRQILIKNTDPTLNQAYALIIQDTSQQCSGGGTIGQKADPLVMQAGRGQGFRGRKQYL